One region of Peribacillus simplex genomic DNA includes:
- the cls gene encoding cardiolipin synthase, which produces MKNIVGISLLILLLVGPWYFLTSEVDGRLIFYSSLIMTLFLVIIGSIIFLENRDPIQTITWLLMFGAFPFIGFIFYFLFGRNFRKERIFRKKYFLDKQSFVKISGEAEYNDRIKEMGENSQQLFTLANRLGNSPISFTTETRILRNGKETFSNIIEELKKARHHIHLEYYIVRDDRIGGVLKDVLIQKVKEGVVVRFLYDAVGSWKLARSYIDELKNAGVEMVAFGPLQLPLLNNKFNFRNHRKIIVIDGSVGFMGGLNIGDEYLGHDPKFGFWRDTHLLVKGEAVRTLQLIFLQDWYYSTNNSFLTDEYLLTGMPIHDGHGGVQLIGGGPDSEWTIIKSIFFKMITSAEKSVWIASPYFVPDDDILQALKVAALSGLDVRLLVPKNPDKRIVFHASRTYFPELLTSGVRIFQYNEGFMHSKIIIVDDQMASIGTTNMDMRSFHLNFEVNAFLYRTESTQQLVNDFLEDIKVSQEVEINAFSKRNFGLKVLESTCRLLSPLL; this is translated from the coding sequence GTGAAGAATATAGTTGGCATAAGTCTGCTAATTCTCTTGTTGGTCGGCCCTTGGTATTTTCTGACAAGTGAAGTCGATGGTAGGCTGATTTTTTATTCTAGCCTTATAATGACCCTGTTCTTGGTGATAATTGGATCCATCATTTTCCTGGAAAATCGGGATCCCATCCAGACCATAACATGGCTTCTTATGTTTGGCGCTTTCCCATTCATCGGTTTCATTTTTTACTTTTTGTTTGGCCGTAATTTTCGGAAAGAGAGGATATTTCGCAAGAAGTACTTTTTGGATAAGCAAAGTTTCGTGAAAATAAGCGGAGAAGCGGAATATAATGATCGAATTAAGGAAATGGGAGAAAACTCACAGCAGTTATTCACGCTTGCAAATAGGCTAGGGAATAGTCCTATTTCATTTACGACTGAAACCCGGATTTTAAGGAATGGTAAGGAGACTTTTTCCAATATCATCGAAGAATTAAAAAAAGCCAGACATCATATTCATTTAGAATATTATATAGTTAGGGATGACCGCATTGGCGGTGTTCTAAAAGATGTCTTGATACAAAAAGTAAAAGAAGGGGTAGTGGTCCGTTTTCTCTATGATGCGGTTGGTTCTTGGAAGTTAGCTCGCTCCTATATCGATGAACTGAAGAATGCTGGAGTCGAAATGGTAGCCTTTGGTCCGTTGCAGCTCCCTTTATTAAATAATAAATTCAACTTTCGTAACCACCGTAAAATAATTGTGATAGATGGCTCTGTCGGTTTCATGGGTGGCCTCAATATTGGGGATGAATATCTGGGACATGATCCGAAATTCGGTTTCTGGCGTGATACGCATCTTCTCGTAAAGGGGGAAGCGGTCAGGACTCTACAGCTCATATTTCTGCAGGATTGGTATTATAGCACCAATAATAGCTTTTTAACGGATGAATACCTCCTGACCGGCATGCCGATCCATGATGGGCATGGCGGAGTTCAATTGATTGGCGGAGGGCCGGATAGTGAGTGGACGATCATTAAGAGCATTTTTTTTAAGATGATTACTTCAGCAGAAAAGTCTGTCTGGATTGCATCTCCCTATTTCGTTCCTGACGACGATATCCTTCAAGCATTGAAGGTAGCTGCTTTAAGTGGTTTGGATGTCAGGCTGCTCGTCCCAAAGAACCCCGATAAGCGAATTGTATTTCATGCTTCGAGAACCTATTTTCCCGAATTGCTTACTTCGGGAGTTCGTATATTCCAATATAATGAAGGCTTCATGCATAGTAAAATCATCATCGTTGATGACCAAATGGCCTCAATTGGGACAACCAATATGGATATGAGAAGCTTTCACTTGAATTTCGAAGTCAATGCCTTTCTCTACCGGACGGAAAGTACACAACAGCTGGTAAATGATTTTTTGGAAGATATAAAGGTATCCCAAGAAGTGGAAATCAATGCGTTTTCCAAACGGAATTTTGGATTGAAAGTGTTGGAATCCACTTGCCGATTGCTTTCCCCCCTTCTTTAG
- the pepF gene encoding oligoendopeptidase F, with the protein MAQETKVNALPSRSEIAAEDTWRLEDIFATEEDWEAAFKAVKEDLKKAEGHKGTLGESAEKLFSALQLQDEVFEKLGKVYSYSHMRNDQDTTNPFYQGMEDRAKALYAQAAAAFSYMVPELLSIDEGKVEGFLEEKEELKLYKHSLEEINLQRPHILSAEQEELLAQASEVLDASGNTFGMLNNADLKFPTIKDEEGNEVEITHGRYISFLESEDRRVREEAFKGVYSKYGEFRNTFASTLSGEVKNHNFNATVRKYDSARQAALSSNNIPETVYDNLVKTVNDSLPLLHRYLDLRKKVLGLEELHMYDLFTPLVKEVKMEVTYEEAKDYVLKGLAPLGEDYLNVLKEGFENRWVDVHENKGKRSGAYSSGTYGTNPYILMNWQNNVNNLFTLVHEFGHSVHSYYTRKYQPYPYGNYSIFVAEVASTCNENLLNDYLLNKIEDEKKRIYLLNHYLEGFRGTLFRQTMFAEFEHSIHLKAQNGEALTADMLTKEYYELNKKYFGENVTIDEEIGLEWARIPHFYYNYYVYQYATGISAATALSKQILEEGEPAVKRYLEFLKSGSSDYPIEVLKKAGVDMTKAEPVQEAMNVFEEKLNELEELLNK; encoded by the coding sequence ATGGCACAAGAAACAAAAGTGAATGCATTACCCTCAAGAAGTGAAATAGCTGCGGAAGATACATGGAGACTGGAAGATATCTTCGCCACCGAAGAAGATTGGGAAGCTGCTTTCAAAGCAGTAAAAGAAGATCTCAAGAAAGCGGAGGGACATAAAGGGACTTTGGGCGAAAGCGCAGAAAAGTTATTTTCGGCTCTTCAACTCCAAGATGAAGTATTTGAGAAGCTAGGGAAAGTTTATTCTTATTCACATATGCGCAATGACCAAGATACAACCAATCCTTTTTATCAAGGGATGGAAGATCGGGCAAAAGCTTTATACGCCCAGGCAGCGGCTGCGTTTTCATATATGGTTCCTGAGCTATTGAGTATTGACGAAGGCAAAGTGGAAGGGTTTTTGGAAGAAAAAGAAGAATTGAAATTATATAAACATTCATTAGAGGAAATCAATCTTCAGAGACCCCATATCCTATCTGCCGAGCAGGAAGAATTATTGGCACAAGCTTCAGAAGTACTCGATGCATCAGGCAATACTTTCGGTATGCTTAACAATGCTGATTTGAAATTCCCGACCATCAAGGATGAAGAGGGAAATGAAGTGGAAATAACTCATGGAAGGTATATCAGTTTTCTTGAGAGTGAAGATCGCCGTGTACGTGAGGAGGCATTTAAAGGGGTATACAGCAAGTATGGTGAGTTCCGTAATACATTTGCTTCAACCCTGTCAGGTGAGGTGAAAAACCATAATTTCAATGCCACAGTCCGAAAATATGATTCAGCACGCCAAGCGGCGTTAAGCAGCAATAACATTCCGGAGACAGTATACGATAATCTCGTTAAAACAGTCAATGACAGCTTGCCGTTACTGCACCGTTATCTTGATTTACGTAAAAAAGTACTAGGATTGGAAGAACTTCATATGTATGATCTATTCACTCCGCTTGTTAAAGAAGTGAAGATGGAAGTGACATATGAGGAGGCCAAAGATTATGTCCTAAAGGGGCTTGCTCCGCTTGGGGAGGACTATTTGAATGTTTTGAAAGAGGGATTTGAAAACCGTTGGGTCGATGTGCATGAAAACAAAGGGAAACGAAGCGGTGCCTATTCTTCTGGTACATACGGGACGAATCCATATATTTTAATGAACTGGCAAAATAACGTCAATAACTTATTCACGCTCGTTCATGAGTTCGGGCATTCGGTCCATAGCTACTATACGCGTAAATATCAGCCTTACCCATACGGTAATTATTCTATATTCGTAGCGGAAGTTGCCTCGACTTGTAATGAAAACCTGCTGAATGATTACTTACTAAATAAAATCGAGGATGAAAAGAAGCGCATCTATTTATTGAATCATTATCTAGAAGGTTTCCGTGGAACATTGTTCCGCCAAACGATGTTTGCGGAGTTTGAACATTCCATACATTTAAAAGCTCAAAATGGGGAAGCGTTGACAGCCGATATGTTAACTAAGGAATATTATGAGCTGAACAAGAAATACTTTGGTGAGAATGTGACAATTGATGAAGAAATCGGTTTGGAATGGGCACGTATTCCACATTTCTACTATAATTACTATGTTTATCAATATGCGACTGGAATAAGTGCAGCAACAGCATTAAGCAAGCAAATCCTTGAAGAAGGAGAGCCCGCTGTCAAAAGGTATCTGGAGTTCCTGAAATCAGGAAGTTCTGATTATCCGATTGAAGTACTAAAAAAGGCAGGGGTCGATATGACAAAAGCCGAGCCTGTACAAGAAGCCATGAATGTATTCGAAGAGAAATTAAATGAGTTGGAAGAGCTTTTGAATAAATAG
- the mecA gene encoding adaptor protein MecA, which translates to MEIERINDDTVKFYISYIDIEERGFDREEIWYSRERSEELFWEMMDEVHQEEEFMIEGPLWIQVQALEKGLEVLVTKAQLAKDGQKLELPLSDDKFKELNVSDKMDTLLDQHFHGKDEESGITFEDGMIEFITTFEDFEDVISLSKRHGLDDWTTKLYVYQNKYYLYIEFSEAEIDEEEIDNVLSLLLEYSQESPITVHMLEEYGKIVIENDVFTTVDKYFA; encoded by the coding sequence ATGGAAATCGAACGAATTAATGACGATACAGTTAAATTTTATATTTCCTATATAGATATTGAGGAAAGAGGCTTCGATCGCGAAGAGATTTGGTACAGTCGTGAGAGAAGTGAGGAACTTTTTTGGGAAATGATGGATGAAGTGCATCAAGAAGAAGAATTCATGATTGAAGGACCTTTATGGATTCAAGTTCAAGCCCTTGAAAAAGGCTTGGAGGTTTTGGTCACAAAAGCCCAGCTTGCCAAAGATGGTCAGAAACTCGAGCTGCCTCTTTCAGATGATAAGTTTAAGGAATTGAATGTATCAGATAAGATGGATACCCTTCTTGATCAACATTTTCATGGTAAGGATGAAGAAAGCGGTATAACATTCGAGGATGGTATGATTGAATTCATCACGACATTCGAGGATTTTGAAGATGTCATTTCATTAAGCAAGCGTCATGGCTTGGATGACTGGACGACAAAACTTTATGTTTATCAAAATAAATATTATCTTTATATCGAGTTTTCCGAGGCGGAAATTGACGAGGAAGAAATCGATAATGTGTTAAGCCTCTTATTGGAATATAGTCAGGAGTCACCAATAACGGTGCACATGCTTGAAGAGTACGGGAAAATAGTCATCGAAAATGATGTATTCACAACGGTCGATAAATATTTCGCATAG
- the spxA gene encoding transcriptional regulator SpxA translates to MVTLYTSPSCTSCRKAKAWLEEHEIGYKERNIFSEPLSIDEIKEILRMTEDGTDEIISTRSKTFQKLNVNLESLPLQELYKLIKENPGLLRRPIILDEKRLQVGYNEDEIRRFLPRKVRTFQLREAQRMVN, encoded by the coding sequence ATGGTAACATTATATACATCACCTAGTTGTACTTCATGCAGAAAAGCAAAAGCATGGTTAGAGGAACATGAGATTGGATATAAAGAAAGAAACATTTTTTCTGAACCGTTGTCAATTGATGAAATTAAAGAAATTCTTCGAATGACAGAAGATGGGACCGATGAAATCATTTCAACACGGTCTAAAACTTTCCAAAAGTTAAACGTAAATTTAGAGAGCCTGCCTCTTCAAGAATTATATAAATTGATCAAGGAAAACCCGGGATTGTTGAGACGTCCAATTATCCTTGACGAGAAACGGCTTCAAGTAGGTTATAACGAAGATGAGATAAGACGCTTTTTACCACGTAAAGTCCGAACCTTCCAGTTACGGGAAGCGCAACGTATGGTCAACTAA
- a CDS encoding competence protein CoiA, producing the protein MLTAIKSDGTWITLPEKIPANLLAEWRKSTDYYCPCCKTEMSIKAGNVRVPHFAHKNNSSCRASSEPESAYHLMGKRKLFQWFSSHGYQVDLEAYLPEIKKRADILATIGGNRYAIEFQCSVIPEIEFIERTRAYQSVGIMPIWILAAKRLKRKSMYEFSLSGFQWLFVTGSCHHPFLWMYCPETNHLSVLKNLTPFTPRTVFAELTTASLTLLPPSRALPQNCFRFPFLPAWRNKRKDWTLHRVKTARRSDPFFEGLYLHHITPAAIPIEVGVPVRGMLLIETSPIEWQAWFYMDVFQEKKPGEKISMADIIHFFKKRSKKGEIKFRPLPLLHEKPVEYPLDQYIKLLEKLGYILKEEEGVFKVEKAFSIPFTSDHGQMMEKNFYDKHKLMMEKGNIQYNRG; encoded by the coding sequence ATGTTAACTGCGATAAAGAGTGATGGGACTTGGATTACCCTTCCTGAAAAGATACCGGCAAACTTGCTTGCTGAATGGAGAAAGTCAACAGATTATTATTGTCCCTGCTGCAAGACGGAAATGTCGATTAAAGCAGGAAACGTCAGGGTCCCGCATTTCGCCCATAAAAATAATTCTTCATGCCGTGCTTCTTCAGAACCGGAATCCGCCTATCATTTAATGGGAAAAAGAAAATTGTTTCAGTGGTTTTCATCACACGGTTATCAAGTGGATCTAGAAGCCTACCTGCCCGAAATCAAGAAAAGGGCTGATATCTTAGCTACGATAGGAGGTAATCGCTATGCAATAGAATTTCAATGCTCAGTTATTCCGGAGATTGAATTCATTGAACGGACAAGAGCCTATCAAAGCGTAGGCATCATGCCAATTTGGATCCTCGCTGCAAAACGCCTAAAAAGGAAAAGCATGTATGAATTCAGTTTATCCGGATTTCAATGGCTCTTCGTCACCGGCAGTTGCCACCATCCGTTTCTTTGGATGTATTGTCCGGAAACTAATCATTTATCAGTATTGAAGAACCTCACTCCTTTTACCCCTAGAACCGTCTTTGCCGAATTGACGACTGCTTCTTTAACGCTCCTACCCCCTAGTCGGGCATTGCCCCAAAACTGCTTCCGTTTCCCTTTTCTGCCTGCGTGGAGAAACAAACGAAAAGACTGGACCCTTCATCGTGTGAAAACTGCACGGAGAAGCGATCCTTTTTTCGAAGGGCTCTATTTACATCATATTACACCTGCGGCAATTCCCATTGAAGTGGGTGTTCCCGTCAGAGGGATGCTGTTGATTGAAACTTCCCCGATTGAATGGCAGGCATGGTTTTACATGGATGTGTTTCAAGAGAAAAAACCTGGGGAAAAGATTTCTATGGCTGATATTATCCACTTTTTTAAGAAGCGCTCAAAAAAGGGGGAAATAAAGTTCAGACCGTTACCATTGCTTCATGAAAAACCCGTGGAATATCCTTTAGATCAATATATCAAGCTATTAGAGAAATTGGGTTACATTTTAAAGGAGGAAGAGGGGGTATTTAAAGTTGAAAAGGCATTTTCCATTCCCTTCACCAGTGACCACGGTCAAATGATGGAAAAAAATTTCTATGATAAGCATAAATTGATGATGGAAAAGGGGAATATCCAGTATAATCGGGGATAA